One segment of Purpureocillium takamizusanense chromosome 7, complete sequence DNA contains the following:
- the POP2 gene encoding CCR4-NOT core DEDD RNase subunit (COG:A~BUSCO:EOG09262K67~EggNog:ENOG503NXJE) produces the protein MPPQIRGFGAGPGVGAPFHQPGFPSHGQPQGGPLGGSQYLGASAQMNPFAAANGNSFGAAGLNGGAAGFADSAFGSQNARMGFAHGSGAAAGLQQPQHGGQVQHNVLMEHPTMRTQPNKGRIREVWKHNLHEEMAVLRDMVEKYPYIAMDTEFPGVVSRPMGSFRGKSDYHYQCLRTNVDMLKVIQIGVTLFNEDGETPPARPPSTDMAGMAGRRAANQGPFPYSWQFNFKFSLKEDMYNEKSIESLQQAGIDFNLLERDGIDPHEFAALLIPSGLVCFDNIKWISFHGGYDFGYLTKLLICTPLPNDEVDFDHKMKLYFPTTYDVKHLMKHAIRLHNSGLLTPSDPSSTEILQKFEHKSGLENIAETLKVKRIGAAHQAGSDSLLTGKVFFQMRDKIFNGDIPDEHVGKVWGLGIPDVGLMTSSMMNATHAGGGGDQQQTNGGAPSTPNTGTVGLVTTPAAQSHNTNGLSNMGPMTPGGGGGVFGNFAFAGNNR, from the exons ATGCCGCCACAGATACGCGGCTTCGGCGCTGggcccggcgtcggcgccccCTTCCACCAGCCTGGTTTCCCATCccacggccagccgcagGGTGGGCCGCTGGGCGGGAGTCAATACCTCGGCGCGTCCGCCCAGATGAACCCCTTTGCCGCTGCCAACGGCAACTCGTTTGGCGCTGCGGGACTCAacggaggcgccgcgggcttTGCCGACTCGGCGTTTGGCAGCCAGAATGCGAGGATGGGATTCGCCCACGGCtctggggccgccgccgggctgcaACAACCTCAGCACGGAGGCCAGGTCCAGCACAACGTCCTGATGGAACACCCGACCATGAGGACGCAGCCGAACAAGGGCAGAATACGAGAAGTCTGGAAACATAACCTGCACGAGGAGATGGCCGTACTACGAGACATGGTGGAAAAATACCCGTATATTGCTATG GACACTGAATTCCCGGGCGTAGTATCAAGACCCATGGGCTCCTTTCGGGGGAAAAGCGACTATCACTACCAATGCCTGCGCACCAACGTCGACATGCTCAAGGTGATTCAAATTGGCGTCACCTTGTTCAACGAAGATGGCGAGACCCCGCCGGCTCGCCCACCCTCGACTGACATGGCAGGTATGGCCGGCAGGAGAGCTGCGAACCAGGGGCCGTTTCCCTATTCGTGGCAGTTCAACTTCAAGTTCTCTTTAAAAGAGGACATGTACAACGAAAAGTCCATCGAGTCCCTCCAGCAGGCCGGCATCGACTTCAACCTGCTCGAGAGGGATGGTATCGACCCACACGAGTTTGCCGCCCTCTTGATTCCCTCGGGCCTGGTGTGCTTCGACAACATCAAGTGGATCTCGTTCCACGGCGGCTACGATTTCGGTTACCTCACCAAGCTTCTCATCTGCACGCCGCTGCCCAACGACGAAGTGGACTTTGACCACAAGATGAAGCTCTACTTCCCGACCACGTACGATGTCAAGCATCTCATGAAGCACGCCATCCGACTGCACAATTCTGGGCTGCTCACGCCGAGCGACCCTAGCAGCACCGAGATCCTGCAAAAGTTCGAACACAAGTCGGGCCTAGAAAATATTGCCGAGACCCTCAAGGTCAAGCGCATTGGGGCCGCTCACCAGGCCGGGTCTGACTCGCTCCTGACGGGCAAGGTGTTCTTCCAGATGCGCGACAAGATCTTCAACGGCGACATCCCTGACGAGCACGTCGGCAAGGTTTGGGGCCTGGGCATCCCAGATGTCGGCCTCATGACCTCGTCCATGATGAACGCGACccacgctggcggcggcggcgaccagcaACAGACCAACGGTGGCGCGCCCAGTACGCCCAATACCGGCACCGTTGGCCTCGTTaccacgccggccgcgcagAGCCACAACACCAACGGACTCTCCAACATGGGCCCGATGACTCCCGGAGGCGGGGGCGGTGTCTTTGGTAACTTTGCCTTTGCAGGAAATAACCGATAA
- a CDS encoding uncharacterized protein (COG:S~EggNog:ENOG503P7WR) produces MLPTRVLRAARGPKVNITGFNMRAFKEAAGQPRYDPWERADAWRFTGPFSRWNRFRGTLPGLGTATVAFAGYCLYEHFFMEDSHHHGEEHH; encoded by the exons ATGCTTCCCACAAG AGTGCTGCGAGCGGCCCGCGGGCCCAAGGTCAACATCACCGGATTCAACATGCGAGCCTTCAAGGAGgctgccggccagccgcGATACGACCCCTGGGAGCGAGC TGACGCCTGGAGGTTCACAGGCCCCTTCTCCCGCTGGAACAGGTTCAGGGGCACGCTACCCGGCTTGGGgaccgccaccgtcgccttcgccggcTACTGCCTGTACGAGCACTTCTTCATGGAGGACTCGCACCATCACGGGGAGGAGCACCACTGA
- a CDS encoding uncharacterized protein (EggNog:ENOG503P4RN) → MQPSPSLPDGQWARSQGHGDHPADNSSPPPSPPRSRIPRKSELHVQAPAASSSKSSSPATSTSRRQSSIATSKEPRSPLRQSFSTTQLDDPGEATTTPSRVPPNMPLTGDGRTPASQVVNQHGRDNVSSSRRSRPVGARTWDAGTAHAHVGPTSSSASNTVHASTAQSASPGVGPRFSLFSSLSALKGPAPSSVAVPQDDELININIEALLFPAGPPAEGDAFSPAAFKNLHVNAVGLLRKFQTAYQQRTVTLLELRAEREAQDDEKIGLETRSHHLKLQLEGMAQKATDIESTMRCLREELDTERRLRMEERQAKYAAPSTISVSEDLDAEEDQMDERRRSVGTSKTDMGSETDAESIEGASVFSRSRSPTVRSSVTDATSADSMPAPPLPQKSKRASLEPPPAANKVQSHPQPQLSAFQRFFKGGSHVETPKVEEPPALYSCRNCEGQDASTAWNTVSLLRDENKGLKKRVGELESAVEEVLDAVNGVGMSPLSV, encoded by the coding sequence ATGCAGCCCTCGCCTTCCCTGCCAGACGGGCAATGGGCCCGCTCTCAGGGGCACGGCGATCACCCTGCTGATAATAGcagtccgccgccgagcccgcctcGGTCGAGGATTCCGAGGAAATCAGAGCTTCATGTCCAAGCGCCAGCTGCCTCGTCCTCAAAATCAAGCTCTccagcgacgtcgacgtcgcgtcGCCAGAGCTCCATCGCCACATCCAAGGAGCCACGGTCTCCTCTGCGACAGTCCTTTTCGACGACACAACTCGACGATCCCGGCGAGGCAACGACGACCCCCTCGCGAGTCCCACCGAACATGCCCCTGACGGGGGACGGCAGGACTCCGGCCTCGCAGGTGGTAAACCAGCACGGACGTGATAATGTTTCCTCCTCACGACGCAGCCGACCTGTTGGCGCACGAACCTGGGATGCCGGTACCGCACATGCGCATGTCGGTCCAACAAGCTCATCAGCTTCCAACACCGTACATGCATCGACTGCAcagtccgcctcgcccggaGTTGGCCCGCGATTCTCCCTCTTCTCATCGCTTTCGGCACTCAAAGGCCCGGCCCCATCTTCTGTTGCCGTGCCGCAAGATGACGAGCTCATCAATATCAACATCGAGGCGTTACTATTCCCTGCGGGTCCGCctgccgagggcgatgcgTTCTCTCCAGCAGCATTCAAAAACCTGCATGTCAATGCTGTCGGATTGCTGCGCAAGTTCCAGACTGCCTACCAGCAACGGACAGTGACCCTGCTCGAGCTCAGGGCGGAGCGAGAGGCACAAGACGATGAGAAGATTGGGCTCGAAACTCGGTCCCACCATCTGAAACTGCAGCTGGAGGGCATGGCACAAAAAGCCACTGACATCGAGTCCACCATGCGATGCCTCCGGGAGGAGCTTGACACCGAGAGACGGCTCAGGATGGAAGAACGCCAGGCGAAGTACGCCGCGCCCTCCACCATCTCCGTCTCTGAAGACCTGGATGCCGAAGAGGACCAGATGGAcgagagaagaagaagcgtcGGGACATCCAAGACGGACATGGGGTCTGAGACCGACGCAGAGAGCATCGAAGGAGCTAGCGTCTTCTCTCGATCTCGCAGCCCTACCGTTAGATCGAGCGTCACGGACGCTACATCGGCGGACAGCATGCCCGCACCACCTCTACCCCAGAAGTCAAAACGAGCTTCCCTTgaaccgccgccagcggcgaaCAAGGTACAGTCGCATCCACAGCCACAGCTGTCGGCGTTTCAACGATTTTTCAAGGGCGGCTCCCACGTGGAAACGCCCAAAGTTGAAGAGCCGCCAGCCTTGTACAGCTGCCGCAACTGCGAAGGACAGGATGCTAGCACTGCTTGGAACACTGTTAGTCTGTTGAGAGACGAGAACAAGGGCCTCAAGAAGAGGGTAGGGGAGCTCGAGTCGGCGGTAGAGGAAGTTCTTGATGCCGTGAACGGTGTTGGAATGTCCCCACTGTCCGTTTAA
- a CDS encoding uncharacterized protein (TransMembrane:4 (i38-66o96-116i128-150o165-190i)), with protein MLCDREQQSSSAEPPAQKGASGGSRFNIRMRFVTTQKVLVVGLCAQLAVYALFNLGVFVAACRTWADEDEAWHLSSSRSSPSLALGMFMFLQYNHVLNAAVVGIFVPAVMAVVGLCRRKRDSTDALCLYFFRGSSLCFVSLGLALLLLGYPSSRAQTGQVTDADIALGIISSLSLSIGFWTAGVSALFAAPRQINTDVSRDHHG; from the exons ATGCTTTGCGATAGAGAACAGCAATCCTCCTCCGCCGAACCCCCCGCACAGAAAGGTGCCTCCGGCGGTAGCCGCTTCAACATCAGGATGCGCTTCGTCACGACGCAGaaagtcctcgtcgtcggattGTGtgcgcagctcgccgtctACGCTCTCTTCAACctgggcgtcttcgtcgccgcctgccgcacCTGGGCAGATGAAGACGAAGCGTGGCACCTTTCATCGTCGCGTTCGTCGCCGAGCCTTGCCTTGGGCATGTTCATGTTCCTACAGTACAACCACGTTCTCAACGCGGCAGTGGTGGGCATCTTCGTGCCGGCGGTCATGGCGGTCGTGGGCCTCTGCCGCAGAAAACGTGACTCCACCGACGCTCTGTGCTTGTATTTCTTTCGTGGCAGCTCCCTCTGCTTTGTGTCGCTTGGGCTGGCCCTACTGCTCTTGGGGTATCCGTCTTCGAGAGCCCAGACCGGCCAGGTCACCGATGCAGACATAGCCCTTGGAATTATATCCAGTCTCAGCTT AAGCATTGGATTCTGGACCGCGGGTGTGTCGGCTCTCTTCGCAGCACCTCGTCAGATCAACACCGACGTATCCAGGGACCACCATGGCTGA
- a CDS encoding uncharacterized protein (EggNog:ENOG503P0NV), with amino-acid sequence MASRPGSSSGSGSNRQHARSSQEDFPPLPPSGLPPIRLVRSPIGSPAPAATRPQTLFWSAAARRAERIRNLDDLPSALDDLDEPMDHPWLGPSRRSSRLRAADHRRPNFDELDQTLDEANSQLRSLLDMTNHINLMTPLMRDSFSPTLRPHDFADDARRSKRRKIDADRLVPSFKGFRYGKYGQVEPGQLHMEIVSCDGGMFSNESSYAAENILRNDNSVYCTKGNRCNIVLRHQGATVFTLREVVIKAPGSMNYSHPVREGMVFVAMNQDDLLSRTAQYQIQYAPTARGDPWYGHDDDRHPLDRDARRIVSIRHHDDGTTSMRARRSYIYRGDDDDEVEDHRMPQMPEEFTQNQPDFRVTTECSEDDYETPSLHLRPPNRIGSLPFETPDSDSEDPSNPFGSDDFFDESQPPHRPQHRPARHVGGDGHRDRLVDLSLAEAWDAHANATQEAVRAVGGELLAPHARFYIEKKKCKCTIRFDPPVSGRFILLKMWSSQHDSSGNIDIQSVIARGFAGPRYFPSVELR; translated from the exons ATGGCCTCCAGGCCCGGGTCGAGCTCCGGCTCGGGCTCCAACCGCCAGCATGCCCGAAGCTCTCAAGAAGACTTCCCTCCGCTGCCCCCTTCAGGATTACCTCCCATCCGACTCGTACGGTCGCCCATCGGTTCTCCCGCCCCAGCCGCGACTCGCCCGCAGACCCTCTTCTGGTcagcggccgcccgccgcgccgagcgcatcCGTAATCTCGACGACTTGCCgtccgccctcgacgacctcgacgaaCCCATGGACCACCCATGGCTgggcccgtcgcgccgcagctctcgcctgcgcgccgccgaccatcgccgccccaactttgacgagctcgaccagacgctcgacgaggccaactCCCAGCTCAGATCCCTGTTAGACATGACCAACCACATAAACCTCATGACGCCGCTCATGCGCGACAGCTTCTCGCCAACGCTGCGGCCTCACGACTTTGCCGATGACGCCCGTCGCAGCAAGCGCAGGAAAATCGACGCCGATAGGCTCGTGCCTAGCTTCAAGGGCTTTCGCTACGGCAAGTATGGCCAGGTTGAGCCGGGCCAGTTGCATATGGAGATTGTGAGCTGCGATGGCGGCATGTTCTCCAACGAGTCGTCGTATGCCGCCGAAAACATACTCCGCAACGACAACTCGGTGTATTGCACCAAGGGGAACCGCTGCAACATTGTCCTGCGGCACCAAGGAGCCACAGTCTTCACCCTCCGAGAGGTGGTCATCAAGGCCCCCGGCTCCATGAATTACTCACATCC AGTGCGGGAAGGCATGGTGTTTGTCGCCATGAACCAAGACGACTTGCTCAGCCGGACCGCACAGTATCAGATACAGTATGCGCCTACAGCGCGAGGTGATCCATGGtacggccacgacgacgatcgaCATCCCCTTGACCGAGACGCGCGGCGCATCGTATCAATCAGGCATCACGATGACGGCACTACCAgcatgcgcgcgcggagGTCCTACATCTaccgtggcgacgacgacgacgaagtcgAAGACCATCGCATGCCTCAGATGCCTGAGGAGTTTACGCAGAATCAACCCGATTTTCGCGTGACGACGGAGTGCAGCGAGGACGACTACGAGACACCGTCACTGCACCTGCGCCCCCCCAACCGGATTGGGTCACTGCCTTTCGAAACGCCAGATTCCGACTCCGAGGACCCCAGTAATCCGTTTGGGTCGGATGATTTCTTTGACGAGTCGCAaccgccgcaccgccctcagcaccgccctgcccgccatgtcgggggcgacggccaccGAGATCGGCTGGTGGACCTATCTCTTGCTGAAGCCTGGGATGCCCACGCCAATGCGACACAGGAGGCTGTccgcgccgttggcggcgagctgctcgccccGCACGCGCGCTTCTACatcgagaagaagaagtgcAAGTGCACCATCCGGTTCGACCCTCCCGTATCGGGCCGCTTCATCCTCCTCAAGATGTGGAGCTCCCAGCACGACTCGTCGGGCAACATTGACATCCAGTCGGTAATAGCCCGCGGGTTCGCCGGTCCACGCTACTTTCCCTCGGTCGAGCTCCGCTGA